The following coding sequences lie in one Brachionichthys hirsutus isolate HB-005 chromosome 15, CSIRO-AGI_Bhir_v1, whole genome shotgun sequence genomic window:
- the tomm34 gene encoding mitochondrial import receptor subunit TOM34, which translates to MPPKQKNKSWMDWKQAGNDSFKKGQYGEATNMYSQAIKELDKSSKKNPEDLAVLYSNRSASYLKDGNCPECVKDCNVSLELQPFNVKSLLRRAAAHEALERYRQAYVDYKTTLLIDCNVTAAQDGTSRTMKALAAADGPSWREKIPPIPLVPLSVREKVAQKTQSGPAPQQNGTRETDKPAPSPRDMKKGQALKDEGNSLVKKGEHKKAVEKYSQSLKHDPTEVTTYTNRALCYLSLERYADAVRDCGAALTIDGSNVKALYRRALALRELQDVRACAEDLNHLLRVEPKNTAALKLLQEVQNE; encoded by the exons ATGCCTCCCAAACAGAAGAACAAGTCCTGGATGGACTGGAAACAAGCCGGAAATGACTCTTTCAAGAAGGGCCAGTATGGGGAGGCTACGAACATGTACAGCCAGGCGATCAAGGAGTTGGACAAGTCCA GTAAAAAGAACCCGGAGGATTTAGCCGTTTTGTACTCGAACCGTTCAGCGAGCTACCTGAAAGACGGCAACTGTCCAGAGTGCGTGAAAGACTGCAACGT GTCTCTGGAGTTACAACCATTCAATGTGAAGTCTTTGCTCCGCCGTGCTGCTGCCCATGAAGCCCTGGAGCGCTACAGGCAGGCCTACGTGGACTACAAGACCACCCTGCTGATCGACTGCAATGTAACTGCTGCCCAAGACGGCACCAGCAG GACGATGAAGGCACTTGCAGCGGCAGACGGACCCTCATGGAGAGAAAAGATCCCTCCCATTCCTTTGGTTCCGCTTTCTGTTAGAGAGAAAGTAGCCCAGAAAACACAGTCCGGTCCGGCGCCGCAACAGAACGGCACCAGAGAGACGGACAAGCCCG CTCCCAGCCCTCGAGACATGAAGAAAGGTCAAGCCCTGAAAGACGAAGGCAACTCCCTGGTGAAGAAAGGAGAGCACAAGAAGGCCGTAGAGAAGTACAGCCAGAGCCTGAAACACGACCCCACCGAGGTTACGACCTACACCAACCG GGCTCTCTGCTACCTGTCGCTGGAGCGCTACGCAGACGCCGTCAGAGACTGCGGCGCGGCTCTGACGATTGACGGCAGCAATGTGAAGGCTCTCTACCGGAGGGCTCTGGCTCTCagggagctgcag GACGTCCGTGCCTGTGCAGAAGACCTGAACCACCTTCTCAGAGTGGAACCGAAGAACACGGCCGCCCTCaagctcctgcaggaggtgcagaATGAATGA
- the LOC137905043 gene encoding 14-3-3 protein beta/alpha-1-like: MDKSDLVQKAKLAEQAERYDDMAAAMKSVTEQNLELSNEERNLLSVAYKNVVGARRSSWRVISSIEQKTEGNEKKQQMARDYRLKIEAELCEICEDVLNLLDKFLIPKACPAESKVFYLKMKGDYYRYLSEVARGDAKKQPVENSQVAYQAALDISKEGMPPTHPIRLGLALNFSVFFYEILNSPDQACSLAKKAFDEAIAELDSLNEDSYKDSTLIMQLLRDNLTLWTSENQGDEAEPGEGEN, encoded by the exons ATGGATAAGAGTGATTTGGTGCAGAAAGCCAAATTGGCAGAGCAGGCCGAGCGCTACGACGACATGGCGGCTGCCATGAAGAGTGTGAcggagcagaacctggagctCAGCAACGAGGAGCGCAATTTGCTGTCTGTTGCATACAAGAACGTG GTGGGGGCCCGTCGTTCATCTTGGCGCGTCATCTCCAGCATTGAACAGAAGACCGAGGGAAATGAGAAGAAACAACAGATGGCACGTGACTACCGCTTGAAGATTGAGGCTGAACTCTGTGAAATCTGTGAAGATGTGTTG aATCTGCTCGATAAATTTCTCATTCCCAAAGCATGTCCAGCGGAAAGCAAGGTGTTCTACCTCAAAATGAAAGGAGACTACTACAGATACCTGTCCGAGGTAGCCAGAGGGGATGCAAAGAAGC AGCCCGTGGAGAACTCCCAGGTGGCCTACCAGGCCGCCCTGGACATCAGCAAGGAAGGCATGCCGCCCACGCACCCGATACGGCTGGGCCTGGCCCTCAACTTCTCCGTCTTCTTCTATGAAATCCTCAACTCGCCGGACCAGGCTTGCTCTCTGGCCAAAAAG GCTTTTGACGAAGCGATTGCTGAGCTCGACTCCCTGAATGAGGACTCGTACAAAGACAGCACGCTAATCATGCAGCTACTAAGGGACAACCTGACT TTGTGGACATCAGAAAACCAGGGAGACGAGGCTGAACCCGGCGAAGGAGAGAACTAG
- the rims4 gene encoding regulating synaptic membrane exocytosis protein 4, producing MERSQSRISLSASFEALAIYFPCMNSFDDDDGADTEGRKLKGGIQRSTETGLAVEMPSRTVRQASHESIEDSVNSYGSEGNLNYSGMCLASDAQFSDFLDGMGPAQFVGRQTLATTSMGEMEIGLMERNGGLEVEVIQARGLTMKPASKGPPAVYIKIYLLQNGICVAKKKTKSVRKSLDPVYNQVFGFSESPQGKVVQVIVWGNYGRMDRKCFMGVARILLEELDLSTMVIGWYKLFPTSSMVDPKMAPLIRHSSQMSLESTLGPCCERS from the exons ATGGAGCGATCACAGAGCCGCATCAGCCTATCAGCATCCTTCGAGGCCCTCGCCATCTACTTCCCTTGTATGAActcctttgatgatgatgatggtg CAGATACAGAAGGCAGGAAGTTAAAGGGGGGGATACAGAGGAGCACGGAGACGGGTCTCGCTGTGGAGATGCCCAGCCGGACGGTTCGCCAGGCCAGCCATGAGTCTATAGAGGACAGCGTGAACAGCTATGGGTCAGAGGGCAA CCTGAACTACAGCGGCATGTGTCTCGCATCCGACGCACAGTTCAGTGACTTCCTGGATGGGATGGGACCCGCCCAATTTGTTGGGCGACAGACGCTGGCGACAACATCCATGG GTGAAATGGAGATCGGTTTGATGGAGAGGAATGGCgggctggaggtggaggtgatcCAGGCCAGAGGACTGACCATGAAACCGGCTTCAAAGGGACCTCCAG CGGTCTACATCAAAATTTACCTCCTGCAGAACGGGATCTGTGTAGCAAAGAAGAAGACCAAGTCGGTGAGGAAGTCTCTGGACCCTGTCTACAACCAAGTCTTTGGTTTCTCTGAAAGCCCACAGGGGAAGGTGGTGCAG GTCATAGTTTGGGGCAACTATGGACGCATGGACCGCAAATGCTTCATGGGCGTGGCACGAATCTTATTGGAGGAATTGGACCTCAGTACAATGGTGATTGGTTGGTACAAGCTTTTTCCTACCTCTTCAATGGTGGACCCAAAAATGGCCCCACTGATCCGTCATTCCTCCCAGATGTCCCTGGAAAGCACTCTCGGGCCTTGTTGCGAGCGATCTTAA